A part of Clarias gariepinus isolate MV-2021 ecotype Netherlands chromosome 14, CGAR_prim_01v2, whole genome shotgun sequence genomic DNA contains:
- the LOC128541127 gene encoding pepsin A-like: MMKWAVVLCAMLALSECFISIPLIKGKSARDALEEKGLWEKYRKMYPYNPMAKFTQSYAVGYESMTNDADLSYYGVISIGTPPQSFQVIFDTGSSNLWVPSVYCSSTACNNHARFNPQKSSTFQATNQPLSIYYGTGSMTGFLGYDTVSVGSIQVPHQIFGLSQTEAPFMAHMKADGILGLAYPQLAASNAQPVFDNMVQQGLVQDYFSVYLSSNSQTGSELILGGYNPNHYTGSLVWIPLSSETYWQITMDSVTINGQVVACNGGCQAIVDTGTSLIAGPTSDISSINSWVGATMSNGEAMVNCNNIASMPVLTFNINGNAFTLPASAYVRQSYYYGCRTGFSSSSQSLWILGDVFIRQYYTVFNRANNSVGLAKAV, encoded by the exons ATGATGAAGTGGGCCGTGGTTCTTTGCGCCATGCTGGCGCTTTCTGAGTGCTTCATCAG CATTCCTCTGATCAAGGGAAAGAGTGCTCGTGATGCACTGGAGGAGAAGGGTCTTTGGGAGAAGTACAGGAAGATGTACCCTTACAACCCAATGGCGAAGTTCACCCAGAGCTATGCTGTCGGTTATGAATCCATGACCAACGATGCTGAT CTTTCCTACTATGGTGTGATCTCCATTGGAACTCCTCCTCAGTCCTTCCAGGTTATCTTCGACACTGGTTCTTCCAACCTCTGGGTTCCCTCTGTCTACTGCAGCAGTACTGCTTGCA ACAACCATGCTAGGTTCAATCCTCAGAAATCCAGCACCTTCCAGGCCACCAACCAGCCTCTGTCAATCTATTATGGAACCGGCAGCATGACTGGCTTCCTCGGATATGACACCGTTTCG GTCGGCAGCATCCAGGTTCCTCATCAGATCTTTGGACTAAGTCAAACCGAGGCACCATTCATGGCCCACATGAAGGCTGATGGCATTCTTGGATTGGCCTATCCTCAGCTGGCTGCCTCCAACGCCCAGCCCGTCTTTGACAACATGGTCCAGCAGGGTCTTGTGCAAGATTACTTCTCTGTCTACCTAAGCAG CAACTCTCAAACTGGCAGCGAGCTTATTTTGGGTGGATACAACCCCAACCACTACACTGGTTCTTTGGTCTGGATCCCTCTGTCATCTGAGACGTACTGGCAGATCACCATGGACAG CGTCACCATCAATGGGCAGGTTGTTGCTTGCAATGGTGGTTGCCAGGCTATTGTGGACACTGGCACCTCCCTGATCGCTGGTCCTACCAGTGACATCAGCAGCATCAACAGCTGGGTGGGAGCCACCATGAGCAACGGAGAA GCTATGGTGAACTGCAACAACATTGCAAGCATGCCTGTACTGACCTTCAACATTAACGGCAACGCCTTCACCCTGCCTGCCTCAGCCTACGTCCGTCAG TCTTATTACTACGGCTGCCGCACTGGTTTCAGCTCGAGCAGCCAGAGCCTGTGGATCCTGGGTGATGTCTTCATTAGGCAGTACTACACCGTCTTCAACAGGGCGAACAACTCCGTCGGTCTGGCCAAGGCTGTGTGA